Part of the Deinococcus grandis genome, GGCTTTCAGTTCGTCGATGGTCCGTTGTGGATCAAGCATGCGTCTCCTTCGGAGACAGTTGAAAGTTGACGGTTGACAGGTGATGGAACCACCCTCTAGGAGCTCTGGGCTTCCGTTACACGTGTCCGGGAAAAGCGCCAGAACCCGCTCCACTTCTGCCCAGAGCTCCTCTTGCCTTCTCGCCCTGCTGCGCAGCTCTGCGAGTCCGCTCGGGGTGCTGATTGCATCATCACCCGGCAGCGACTTATCAACTTTCAACCATCAACCATCTACTTCTTCCCGGTGGCTTTTTCCCAGACCTTGTACGTGACGGCGGCGGGGGCCGGGTCGGCTTTCAGGATGCCGAGGCTCTTGAGCAGGGTCACGTTGGCTTTGTACGTGGCGGGGTCGAGGTACCCGGCGCGGCCCTTCAGGGTGGGTCCGGCGTTGTACAGCTTGGCGACCTCGGTCATCTGCCACGTCTGGTGGCTGGCGGCGCTGGAGCGCGTGCCGGAGCCCTTGCAGGTGTTGCCGCAGTTCACGAGGACGGTCTGCACGGCTTCCTTCTGGTTCTTCACGGCGTAGTTCCAGCCTTTCAGGGTGGCGCGCACGAGTTTGGCGGCGACATCCTCGCCGCTCATGCCGCTGCCCTTGAAGTTCCTGTTCGCCAGGGTGCGTTCGGTGGTGAACATCAGGTCCTCGAGGAGGTTGATGCCGTAGTCGCTGGCGTGGAAGATCTGGAGTTTGTCCAGCGGGTACCCGAGGCCGACGATCTGGTACACCTCGTTGTAGGTCATGGCGCTGACCAGGTCGACCTTGTCGGGGAAGACGATGCTGGGGTCGAAGGGGTACGTGACGGCCTGCACGCTGGGGTTGCTGACCGAGGAGTCGAGGCTGGTGGTCAGGCCGTACTTCTTCAGCAGGGCCACCGCCGGGTACTCGTTGCCGCTGGGCCACACGCCCACGCGTTTGCCCTTGAAATCGGCCGGGGTCTTGAGACCGGCGGATTTCAGGGACACGAGGGTGTACCCACTCTTCTGGAACAGCTGCGCGATGTGCACGACCGGGATGCCCTGCTGCCGGGCGGTCAGGAGGTCGGTGATCCAGGTGGTGCCGAAGTCGGCGGTGCCGGTGGCGACCGTCTGGATGGGGCTCTGGTCGCCGGTCGGGAGGAACTGCACGTCCAGCCCTTCGGCTTTGTAGTAGCCCTTGGCCTGCGCGACGAAGAACCCGGCGAACTGCGCCTGCGGGAACCACTTGAGCTGCACCTTGACGGGCACGAGTTTCTGCGCGGAAGCGGGACTGGCGGCGGCGAGGAGCAGGGTGGCCAGGATCAGGGTGCTGCGTTTCATGGGAACCTCCGGGGAGTGGGGAGCGCGTTCGGGTGAAACGGGATCGGTCAGGAGCGGCGGGGCAGCAGCCGCGCCTCGGCGGAGCTGACGAGCGCGAAGAAGGCGATACCGGCAATGGACGCCAGGACGATGGCGGCCCAGACGATGTCCAGCCCGAAGCGGCCCACCTCGATCTGAATGCGGAAGCCCAGGCCGTGCCCGTTCGTGCCGAAGAACTCGGCGACGATGGCGGAGATCAGGGCCAGGGTGCTGGCGACTTTCAGGGCGCCGAACACGAACGGCAGCGCGCCGGGCACGCGGACGTCCCGGAAGGTCTGCACGGGCGTGGCCGCGTAGGTGTGCATCAGGTCGAGGTGCAGTCGCGACGCGCTCTGGAGGCCGCGCACGGCGCCCACCACGACGGGGAACAGGACGGTGACGGCCACGACGACCGTCTTGCTGGGCCAGTCCAGCCCGACGGCTTTCACAATGACGGGTGCGAGCGCCACGATGGGAATCGAGGAGAACAGCGCGGCGTACGGCAGCAGGCCGCGTTCCAGGAACCGGAATCGCACGACGAGCAGCGCCAGCGCCAGCCCCAGCACCGTGCCCGCCAGGAAGCCCAGCAGGGCCTCCAGCACGAAGGTGGTGTACGTGTCCTGAAGCAGGACGGAGCGGGCGGTCCACAGGGCGCTCAGGACGCGGCCCGGCGTGGGGATCAGTCCGGCGGGAACGGCGTAGGCGCGCAGCAGCGCCTCGGTGCCCAGCACGGCCAGGATCAGCGTGAACGCGGCGGGCAGGGTGCGGGCGGCACGGGATTCGCCCTGCGCCGCGCCGCGCACGCCCACAGCGCCCACGGCCAGCAGGGCGAGGATGCCCGCCAGCCACGCCCGCGCGTCCGGGGGCGTGCCCTCGCCGGGGGCGGGGAGGGTCAGCGCGGCGAGCAGCAGGCCCCCCACGCCGACGAGCAGCGCGGCGGCGGTCAGCAGGGCCGCGCCGGGCCGGGCGGCGAGGGTGCGGGCGGGGGTCATCGTCTGGTCCATGGCGTCACCCACCTCTCCAGCGCGTTCACGAGGGCGACCAGCGTGACGCCCAGCAGCGCGCCGTACGCCATGATCACCCACAGGGCGACCGTGTCACTGGCGCGCGAGTTCTCGGCGAGCATCTTGCCCAGCCCGGAGAACGAGATGGTGCTGATCTCCGCGACGATGCTGCCCACCAGCGCGGACGTGACCGCCACCTTCAGCGCCGTGAACAGGTGCGGGAGGCTGGCCGGGAAGCGCAGCAGCCGGTACGTCTGCGCGGGGCTGGCATGGTACGTGCGCATCAGGTCCAGGTGCAACGGATCGGCGCTGCGCAGGCCCCGGCTCATGCCGACCGCGACCGGGAAGAACGCGATGTACGCCGCGATGATCGCCTTGGGCAGGAAGCCCTGCACGCCGTACTGCCCGAGCAGCACCGCCAGCATGGGCGCGATCGCCACGACCGGGACGGTCTGCGACGCGACCAGCCACGGCAGCGTGGCCCGCTCGAACGCGCGGCTGGCAACCAGCAGCAGCGCCAGCCCGATCCCGGTCACGGTCGCCAGCAGCAGGCCCAGCAGCGTCTCCCCGGCGGTGACGCCCACGTTGTACGGCAGCGCCAGGGGCGACGTGACCGGCGTACTCAGGCGCACGAAGCCCTGCGCGAGCTGCGCCGGGGCGGGCACCACCGGGTTGCGCAACTGCGAGGCGCAGGCCAGCGCCGTCCGGCAGTTCAGTTCCGCGCCGCTCGCCAGGGTCCGCCCCGCCGGGCCGACGTTCGCGGCGAGCATCAGCGGCCAGTACAGCGCCGCCGCGATCAACGCCACGATCAGCATCGGGCCCAGACCCGCCACGCGTGAGGGCCGCAGGGTGGTCACGGCGTTCCTCTGTGAGTGGGCAGTGGTGAGTGGTGAGTGGAACAGACCCACGGCCCACTCCCCACTTCCCACTTGCCACTCCCCCCGTTCACGCGTGCCCCTTCTTGAGCAGTTCGCGGATCTCGGTGGCGAGCGTGAAGAAGCGGGGGTCCTCGCGGGTGTCGTCGCTGCGGGGGTGGGGCAGGTCGATGTCCACGACGCCCTCGATGCGGCCGGGGCGGGCGGTCATGACGACCACGCGCGTGCTGAGGAACACCGCTTCCGGGATGGAGTGCGTCACGAAGATCACGGTCTTGCCGGTCTCGCGCCACAGCCGCAGCAGTTCCAGGTTCAGGTGCTCGCGGGTGATCTCGTCCAGCGCGCCGAAGGGTTCGTCCATGAACAGCAGGGGCGGGTCGAACGCCAGCGCGCGGGCGATACTCACGCGCTGCTGCATTCCGCCGGACAGCTGCCAGGGGTAGTTCCGCTCGAATTTCTCCAGGCCGACCAGTTTCAGCATCTCGCGGGCGCGGCCCAGGCGGTCCCCGGGGACGTTCATGACCTCCAGCGGCAGCAGCACGTTCCTGAGCACCGTGCGCCACTCCATCAGCGCGGGCGCCTGGAACACGTACCCGTACTGCCGTTCCCGCCGGGCCTCGTCGGCGGGGCGGCCCGCGATGAGCAGTTCCCCACCGGTCGGTTGTTCCAGGTCGGCCATCAGGCGCAGCAGGGTGGTCTTCCCGCAGCCGCTCGGGCCGATCAGGCTGATGAACTCCCCCTTTTGGATGCTGAGGTTGGCGTCCTTCAGCGCGACCGTCTCCCCGCCGGGCACAGGGAAGACCTTCTGCAGGTCGCGGATGGACACGATGGGCGGCTCGTTCGGAGGCGGACTGACCTGCGACGGGCTGGTCTGCGCCGCACTGGTCTGGGGGGTGGGGCTGGTGTACGTCACGGTTCCTCCTTGAAACTCCGGTCAACCTCGGGCCTGAACCCACTCACCACTTCCGACTTCCCACTTACCGCCTGAGCAACTGCCCGCGCGACGGGTCGCCCACGAACTCGCCCCCCTGCACGGCCACCTGACCGCGCACGGTGACGACCTCGGGCCGCCCGTCGATCTCCCAGCCCTCGTAGCCGCTGTAGTCGTTGTTCATGTGGCTGGTCTGCGCGCTGATGGTGCCGCGGTACGCCGGGTCGTAGATCACGAGGTCGGCGTCGCTGCCCACGCTGACCGTGCCCTTGCGGGGGTACAGGCCGAAGATCTGCGCGGCGCGGGTGCTGGCAGCGTCCACGAAGCGCTCGACGCTCAGGTTGCCCCGGCTGACGCCCTGGGTGTACAGGACGTTCACGCGGTCCTCGATGGCCGGAATGCCGTTCGGGATGAGGGTGAAGTTCCCGTCGCCCATGTGCTTCTGCTGCACGTCGAAGGGGCAGTGGTCGGTGGCGACGGTGGCGATGTCCCCGCGTTCCAGCGCCGCCCAGAGTTTCGGCTGGTTGCCCTTCTCGCGCAGCGGGGGCGACATCACGTACTTCGCGCCCTCCACGCCGGGCCGCTCGGCGTACGTCCTGTCGAGCGTCAGGTGCGGAATGACGACCTCCACGTCCAGGTTCACGCCGCGTGCGCGGGCGTCCAGCGCCGCCTGCAACGCG contains:
- a CDS encoding ABC transporter substrate-binding protein, whose protein sequence is MKRSTLILATLLLAAASPASAQKLVPVKVQLKWFPQAQFAGFFVAQAKGYYKAEGLDVQFLPTGDQSPIQTVATGTADFGTTWITDLLTARQQGIPVVHIAQLFQKSGYTLVSLKSAGLKTPADFKGKRVGVWPSGNEYPAVALLKKYGLTTSLDSSVSNPSVQAVTYPFDPSIVFPDKVDLVSAMTYNEVYQIVGLGYPLDKLQIFHASDYGINLLEDLMFTTERTLANRNFKGSGMSGEDVAAKLVRATLKGWNYAVKNQKEAVQTVLVNCGNTCKGSGTRSSAASHQTWQMTEVAKLYNAGPTLKGRAGYLDPATYKANVTLLKSLGILKADPAPAAVTYKVWEKATGKK
- a CDS encoding ABC transporter permease; the protein is MDQTMTPARTLAARPGAALLTAAALLVGVGGLLLAALTLPAPGEGTPPDARAWLAGILALLAVGAVGVRGAAQGESRAARTLPAAFTLILAVLGTEALLRAYAVPAGLIPTPGRVLSALWTARSVLLQDTYTTFVLEALLGFLAGTVLGLALALLVVRFRFLERGLLPYAALFSSIPIVALAPVIVKAVGLDWPSKTVVVAVTVLFPVVVGAVRGLQSASRLHLDLMHTYAATPVQTFRDVRVPGALPFVFGALKVASTLALISAIVAEFFGTNGHGLGFRIQIEVGRFGLDIVWAAIVLASIAGIAFFALVSSAEARLLPRRS
- a CDS encoding ABC transporter permease, translating into MTTLRPSRVAGLGPMLIVALIAAALYWPLMLAANVGPAGRTLASGAELNCRTALACASQLRNPVVPAPAQLAQGFVRLSTPVTSPLALPYNVGVTAGETLLGLLLATVTGIGLALLLVASRAFERATLPWLVASQTVPVVAIAPMLAVLLGQYGVQGFLPKAIIAAYIAFFPVAVGMSRGLRSADPLHLDLMRTYHASPAQTYRLLRFPASLPHLFTALKVAVTSALVGSIVAEISTISFSGLGKMLAENSRASDTVALWVIMAYGALLGVTLVALVNALERWVTPWTRR
- a CDS encoding ABC transporter ATP-binding protein, whose translation is MTYTSPTPQTSAAQTSPSQVSPPPNEPPIVSIRDLQKVFPVPGGETVALKDANLSIQKGEFISLIGPSGCGKTTLLRLMADLEQPTGGELLIAGRPADEARRERQYGYVFQAPALMEWRTVLRNVLLPLEVMNVPGDRLGRAREMLKLVGLEKFERNYPWQLSGGMQQRVSIARALAFDPPLLFMDEPFGALDEITREHLNLELLRLWRETGKTVIFVTHSIPEAVFLSTRVVVMTARPGRIEGVVDIDLPHPRSDDTREDPRFFTLATEIRELLKKGHA